A stretch of the Notamacropus eugenii isolate mMacEug1 chromosome 2, mMacEug1.pri_v2, whole genome shotgun sequence genome encodes the following:
- the ORMDL3 gene encoding ORM1-like protein 3 — protein sequence MNVGTAHSEVNPNTRVMNSRGIWLSYVLAIGLLHIVLLSIPFVSVPVVWTLTNLIHNMGMYIFLHTVKGTPFETPDQGKARLLTHWEQMDYGVQFTASRKFLTITPIVLYFLTSFYTKYDQLHFILNTVSLMSVLIPKLPQLHGVRIFGINKY from the exons ATGAATGTGGGCACGGCGCACAGTGAGGTCAACCCCAACACAAGGGTGATGAACAGTCGAGGCATCTGGCTCTCCTATGTGCTGGCCATCGGGCTGCTCCACATCGTGCTGCTCAGTATTCCTTTTGTCAGCGTACCTGTCGTCTGGACCCTTACCAACCTCATCCACAACATG ggtatgtacatctttctacatACAGTAAAGGGAACACCCTTTGAGACACCTGACCAGGGTAAGGCCCGGCTGCTTACTCACTGGGAACAGATGGACTATGGGGTACAGTTCACGGCCTCCCGCAAGTTCCTGACCATCACACCGATCGTGCT GTATTTCCTAACCAGCTTCTATACCAAGTACGACCAGCTTCACTTCATCCTCAACACAGTGTCCCTGATGAGTGTACTGATCCCCAAGCTGCCTCAGCTCCACGGCGTTCGGATTTTTGGGATTAATAAGTACTGA